A stretch of Equus caballus isolate H_3958 breed thoroughbred chromosome 11, TB-T2T, whole genome shotgun sequence DNA encodes these proteins:
- the ARMC7 gene encoding armadillo repeat-containing protein 7 isoform X3, which produces MAQKPKVDPHVGRLGYLQALVTEFQETESEDAKEQVLANLANFAYDPSNYQYLRQLQVLDLFLDSLSEENETLVEFAIGKDGPGPPDA; this is translated from the exons ATGGCCCAGAAGCCGAAGGTAGACCCCCACGTCGGCCGGCTGGGATACCTGCAGGCGCTGGTCACGGAGTTCCAGGAGACGGAGAGCGAAG ACGCCAAGGAGCAAGTCCTGGCCAACCTCGCCAACTTCGCCTATGACCCCAGCAACTACCAGTATCTGCGGCAGCTGCAGGTCCTGGATTTATTCCTCGATTCGCTGTCGGAGGAGAATGAGACCCTGGTGGAGTTTGCTATTGGTAAGGATGGGCCTGGGCCCCCAGATGCCTGA
- the SLC16A5 gene encoding monocarboxylate transporter 6 isoform X3 gives MCQAVIVTHGSQYKGKTTSLPGRRRNQSPQPHLFLPCLSLWNGPACQEALSPLVLGLPAPWRTQVAQAVVAVAVRPWQQHSLQRMPQALERPEGCWAWVVLLACLVTHGLTLGFPTCIGIFFTDLQHEFQASNSETSWFPSIQIAVLHAGGPLCSILVGCFGCRPTMMLGGVLACLGMVASSFCGTLGQLYVTAGFITGLGMCFSFQASITVLGFYFTRRRALANALASMGVSLGIMLWPLLSGYLLEDLGWRGTFLIFGGVFLHCCVCGAIVRPVATSMAPETKEGSPPPSKTPAPSCLAACGRAIQRHLAFDILWHNVVYRMYTLGVMWMIVGFPLPHVFLVPYAIRHGVDEHRAALLMSIIGFCNIFLRPMAGLAAGRRDFADHRKYLFSLAALLNGLTNLVCTVSADFRVLVGYCLVYSVSMSGIGALLFQVLMDTVPMDQFSRALGLFTILESISILVSPPLAGFFLDISDNNFSYVFYMSSFFLISSALFMGGSFCALQKKERQGRQAEGERTITEAALEQALNVEGTDASEKRLYTEIMYVTSL, from the exons atgtgccaggcagtgatCGTGACTCATGGTTCCCAGTATAAAGGAAAGACCACTTCCCTGCCTGGGCGGAGGCGGAAccagagcccccagccccatcTCTTTCTGCCCTGCTTGAGTCTCTGGAATGGACCTGCCTGCCAGGAAGCCTTGTCGCCTTTGGTCCTGGGCTTGCCTGCCCCCTGGAGAACACAG GTGGCCCAGGCAGTGGTAGCAGTGGCCGTGAGGCCGTGGCAGCAGCATTCGTTGCAGAGGATGCCCCAGGCCCTGGAGCGCCCAGAGGGCTGCTGGGCCTGGGTGGTTCTGCTGGCTTGCCTGGTGACCCACGGCCTCACCCTGGGCTTCCCTACATGCATCGGCATCTTCTTCACCGACCTGCAGCATGAGTTCCAGGCCAGCAACAGTGAGACCTCCTGGTTCCCCTCCATCCAGATAGCCGTGCTCCATGCTGGGG GACCGCTGTGCAGCATCCTGGTGGGATGCTTTGGCTGCAGACCGACAATGATGCTGGGGGGTGTGCTGGCGTGCCTGGGCATGGTGGCCAGCTCCTTCTGTGGCACCCTTGGCCAACTCTACGTCACAGCAGGATTCATCACAG gCCTGGGCATGTGCTTCAGCTTCCAGGCGAGCATCACCGTGCTGGGCTTCTACTTTACCCGCCGGCGGGCGCTGGCCAACGCACTGGCCTCAATGGGCGTCTCCCTGGGCATCATGCTCTGGCCACTGCTCTCCGGCTacctcctggaggacctgggCTGGAGGGGCACCTTCCTTATCTTCGGCGGGGTCTTTCTCCACTGCTGTGTCTGCGGGGCCATCGTGAGGCCTGTGGCCACCAGCATGGCCCCTGAGACCAAAGAAGGCTCCCCTCCACCTTCCAAGACACCTGCGCCCAGCTGCTTGGCAGCATGTGGCCGGGCCATCCAGCGCCACCTGGCCTTCGACATCTTGTGGCACAACGTGGTCTACCGCATGTATACACTGGGTGTCATGTGGATGATCGTGGGTTTCCCATTGCCACATGTCTTCCTGGTGCCATACGCCATACGGCACGGGGTGGACGAGCACAGAGCAGCCCTGCTCATGTCCATCATTGGCTTTTGCAACATCTTTCTACGGCCCATGGCTGGGCTAGCGGCGGGCCGGAGGGACTTTGCTGATCACCGCAAGTACTTGTTCAGCCTGGCAGCCCTGCTCAACGGGCTCACCAACCTGGTGTGCACAGTGTCGGCCGACTTCCGGGTGCTGGTGGGCTACTGCCTGGTGTACAGCGTGTCCATGAGTGGCATTGGTGCCCTCCTGTTCCAGGTCCTCATGGACACTGTCCCCATGGATCAGTTCTCCAGGGCCCTGGGACTCTTCACCATCCTGGAGAGCATCTCCATCCTCGTCTCCCCTCCACTGGCTG GGTTCTTCCTGGACATCTCTGACAACAACTTCAGCTATGTTTTCTACATGTCAAGCTTCTTCCTCATCTCATCTGCCCTCTTCATGGGTGGTAGCTTCTGTGCCCTGCAGAAGAAAgagaggcagggcaggcaggcagagggggAAAGAACCATCACAGAGGCTGCCCTGGAGCAGGCCCTCAATGTGGAGGGCACAGATGCTTCCGAGAAGCGGCTGTACACCGAAATCATGTATGTGACTAGCCTCTGA
- the SLC16A5 gene encoding monocarboxylate transporter 6 isoform X4, whose product MPQALERPEGCWAWVVLLACLVTHGLTLGFPTCIGIFFTDLQHEFQASNSETSWFPSIQIAVLHAGGPLCSILVGCFGCRPTMMLGGVLACLGMVASSFCGTLGQLYVTAGFITGLGMCFSFQASITVLGFYFTRRRALANALASMGVSLGIMLWPLLSGYLLEDLGWRGTFLIFGGVFLHCCVCGAIVRPVATSMAPETKEGSPPPSKTPAPSCLAACGRAIQRHLAFDILWHNVVYRMYTLGVMWMIVGFPLPHVFLVPYAIRHGVDEHRAALLMSIIGFCNIFLRPMAGLAAGRRDFADHRKYLFSLAALLNGLTNLVCTVSADFRVLVGYCLVYSVSMSGIGALLFQVLMDTVPMDQFSRALGLFTILESISILVSPPLAGFFLDISDNNFSYVFYMSSFFLISSALFMGGSFCALQKKERQGRQAEGERTITEAALEQALNVEGTDASEKRLYTEIMYVTSL is encoded by the exons ATGCCCCAGGCCCTGGAGCGCCCAGAGGGCTGCTGGGCCTGGGTGGTTCTGCTGGCTTGCCTGGTGACCCACGGCCTCACCCTGGGCTTCCCTACATGCATCGGCATCTTCTTCACCGACCTGCAGCATGAGTTCCAGGCCAGCAACAGTGAGACCTCCTGGTTCCCCTCCATCCAGATAGCCGTGCTCCATGCTGGGG GACCGCTGTGCAGCATCCTGGTGGGATGCTTTGGCTGCAGACCGACAATGATGCTGGGGGGTGTGCTGGCGTGCCTGGGCATGGTGGCCAGCTCCTTCTGTGGCACCCTTGGCCAACTCTACGTCACAGCAGGATTCATCACAG gCCTGGGCATGTGCTTCAGCTTCCAGGCGAGCATCACCGTGCTGGGCTTCTACTTTACCCGCCGGCGGGCGCTGGCCAACGCACTGGCCTCAATGGGCGTCTCCCTGGGCATCATGCTCTGGCCACTGCTCTCCGGCTacctcctggaggacctgggCTGGAGGGGCACCTTCCTTATCTTCGGCGGGGTCTTTCTCCACTGCTGTGTCTGCGGGGCCATCGTGAGGCCTGTGGCCACCAGCATGGCCCCTGAGACCAAAGAAGGCTCCCCTCCACCTTCCAAGACACCTGCGCCCAGCTGCTTGGCAGCATGTGGCCGGGCCATCCAGCGCCACCTGGCCTTCGACATCTTGTGGCACAACGTGGTCTACCGCATGTATACACTGGGTGTCATGTGGATGATCGTGGGTTTCCCATTGCCACATGTCTTCCTGGTGCCATACGCCATACGGCACGGGGTGGACGAGCACAGAGCAGCCCTGCTCATGTCCATCATTGGCTTTTGCAACATCTTTCTACGGCCCATGGCTGGGCTAGCGGCGGGCCGGAGGGACTTTGCTGATCACCGCAAGTACTTGTTCAGCCTGGCAGCCCTGCTCAACGGGCTCACCAACCTGGTGTGCACAGTGTCGGCCGACTTCCGGGTGCTGGTGGGCTACTGCCTGGTGTACAGCGTGTCCATGAGTGGCATTGGTGCCCTCCTGTTCCAGGTCCTCATGGACACTGTCCCCATGGATCAGTTCTCCAGGGCCCTGGGACTCTTCACCATCCTGGAGAGCATCTCCATCCTCGTCTCCCCTCCACTGGCTG GGTTCTTCCTGGACATCTCTGACAACAACTTCAGCTATGTTTTCTACATGTCAAGCTTCTTCCTCATCTCATCTGCCCTCTTCATGGGTGGTAGCTTCTGTGCCCTGCAGAAGAAAgagaggcagggcaggcaggcagagggggAAAGAACCATCACAGAGGCTGCCCTGGAGCAGGCCCTCAATGTGGAGGGCACAGATGCTTCCGAGAAGCGGCTGTACACCGAAATCATGTATGTGACTAGCCTCTGA
- the SLC16A5 gene encoding monocarboxylate transporter 6 isoform X1, which produces MSELTQHWDCRQENEPESRVSPLLPRAAGRSRPSEERAKLRGEVLALAPPRRSAPSHLRARPPFYTSQRFRGGPAHRRLRPAPPRARLSAWSPPPPGPASCRLHRGRPGPQEAALCGSGAVPPPGLCDPAVIVTHGSQYKGKTTSLPGRRRNQSPQPHLFLPCLSLWNGPACQEALSPLVLGLPAPWRTQVAQAVVAVAVRPWQQHSLQRMPQALERPEGCWAWVVLLACLVTHGLTLGFPTCIGIFFTDLQHEFQASNSETSWFPSIQIAVLHAGGPLCSILVGCFGCRPTMMLGGVLACLGMVASSFCGTLGQLYVTAGFITGLGMCFSFQASITVLGFYFTRRRALANALASMGVSLGIMLWPLLSGYLLEDLGWRGTFLIFGGVFLHCCVCGAIVRPVATSMAPETKEGSPPPSKTPAPSCLAACGRAIQRHLAFDILWHNVVYRMYTLGVMWMIVGFPLPHVFLVPYAIRHGVDEHRAALLMSIIGFCNIFLRPMAGLAAGRRDFADHRKYLFSLAALLNGLTNLVCTVSADFRVLVGYCLVYSVSMSGIGALLFQVLMDTVPMDQFSRALGLFTILESISILVSPPLAGFFLDISDNNFSYVFYMSSFFLISSALFMGGSFCALQKKERQGRQAEGERTITEAALEQALNVEGTDASEKRLYTEIMYVTSL; this is translated from the exons ATGTCAGAGCTAACCCAGCACTGGGACTGTCGGCAGGAAAATGAACCAGAG AGCCGAGTCTCCCCCCTCCTACCCCGGGCTGCTGGACGGTCCAGGCCATCAGAGGAGAGGGCCAAGCTGAGAGGAGAGGTGCtcgccctggccccgccccgccgctCCGCGCCCTCCCACCTCCGGGCGAGGCCTCCTTTCTACACTTCCCAGCGATTCCGAGGTGGTCCCGCCCACCGGCGCCTGCGGCCCGCCCCTCCCCGGGCGCGGCTTTCCGCGTGgtccccgccgccgcccggcccggCGTCCTGCCGCCTCCACCGCGGGCGGCCCGGGCCGCAGGAAGCCGCGCTCTGCGGGAGTGGAGCCGTCCCTCCGCCGGGCCTGTGCGACCCG gcagtgatCGTGACTCATGGTTCCCAGTATAAAGGAAAGACCACTTCCCTGCCTGGGCGGAGGCGGAAccagagcccccagccccatcTCTTTCTGCCCTGCTTGAGTCTCTGGAATGGACCTGCCTGCCAGGAAGCCTTGTCGCCTTTGGTCCTGGGCTTGCCTGCCCCCTGGAGAACACAG GTGGCCCAGGCAGTGGTAGCAGTGGCCGTGAGGCCGTGGCAGCAGCATTCGTTGCAGAGGATGCCCCAGGCCCTGGAGCGCCCAGAGGGCTGCTGGGCCTGGGTGGTTCTGCTGGCTTGCCTGGTGACCCACGGCCTCACCCTGGGCTTCCCTACATGCATCGGCATCTTCTTCACCGACCTGCAGCATGAGTTCCAGGCCAGCAACAGTGAGACCTCCTGGTTCCCCTCCATCCAGATAGCCGTGCTCCATGCTGGGG GACCGCTGTGCAGCATCCTGGTGGGATGCTTTGGCTGCAGACCGACAATGATGCTGGGGGGTGTGCTGGCGTGCCTGGGCATGGTGGCCAGCTCCTTCTGTGGCACCCTTGGCCAACTCTACGTCACAGCAGGATTCATCACAG gCCTGGGCATGTGCTTCAGCTTCCAGGCGAGCATCACCGTGCTGGGCTTCTACTTTACCCGCCGGCGGGCGCTGGCCAACGCACTGGCCTCAATGGGCGTCTCCCTGGGCATCATGCTCTGGCCACTGCTCTCCGGCTacctcctggaggacctgggCTGGAGGGGCACCTTCCTTATCTTCGGCGGGGTCTTTCTCCACTGCTGTGTCTGCGGGGCCATCGTGAGGCCTGTGGCCACCAGCATGGCCCCTGAGACCAAAGAAGGCTCCCCTCCACCTTCCAAGACACCTGCGCCCAGCTGCTTGGCAGCATGTGGCCGGGCCATCCAGCGCCACCTGGCCTTCGACATCTTGTGGCACAACGTGGTCTACCGCATGTATACACTGGGTGTCATGTGGATGATCGTGGGTTTCCCATTGCCACATGTCTTCCTGGTGCCATACGCCATACGGCACGGGGTGGACGAGCACAGAGCAGCCCTGCTCATGTCCATCATTGGCTTTTGCAACATCTTTCTACGGCCCATGGCTGGGCTAGCGGCGGGCCGGAGGGACTTTGCTGATCACCGCAAGTACTTGTTCAGCCTGGCAGCCCTGCTCAACGGGCTCACCAACCTGGTGTGCACAGTGTCGGCCGACTTCCGGGTGCTGGTGGGCTACTGCCTGGTGTACAGCGTGTCCATGAGTGGCATTGGTGCCCTCCTGTTCCAGGTCCTCATGGACACTGTCCCCATGGATCAGTTCTCCAGGGCCCTGGGACTCTTCACCATCCTGGAGAGCATCTCCATCCTCGTCTCCCCTCCACTGGCTG GGTTCTTCCTGGACATCTCTGACAACAACTTCAGCTATGTTTTCTACATGTCAAGCTTCTTCCTCATCTCATCTGCCCTCTTCATGGGTGGTAGCTTCTGTGCCCTGCAGAAGAAAgagaggcagggcaggcaggcagagggggAAAGAACCATCACAGAGGCTGCCCTGGAGCAGGCCCTCAATGTGGAGGGCACAGATGCTTCCGAGAAGCGGCTGTACACCGAAATCATGTATGTGACTAGCCTCTGA
- the SLC16A5 gene encoding monocarboxylate transporter 6 isoform X2, which translates to MPQALERPEGCWAWVVLLACLVTHGLTLGFPTCIGIFFTDLQHEFQASNSETSWFPSIQIAVLHAGGPLCSILVGCFGCRPTMMLGGVLACLGMVASSFCGTLGQLYVTAGFITGLGMCFSFQASITVLGFYFTRRRALANALASMGVSLGIMLWPLLSGYLLEDLGWRGTFLIFGGVFLHCCVCGAIVRPVATSMAPETKEGSPPPSKTPAPSCLAACGRAIQRHLAFDILWHNVVYRMYTLGVMWMIVGFPLPHVFLVPYAIRHGVDEHRAALLMSIIGFCNIFLRPMAGLAAGRRDFADHRKYLFSLAALLNGLTNLVCTVSADFRVLVGYCLVYSVSMSGIGALLFQVLMDTVPMDQFSRALGLFTILESISILVSPPLAGEALGGRAARVLPGHL; encoded by the exons ATGCCCCAGGCCCTGGAGCGCCCAGAGGGCTGCTGGGCCTGGGTGGTTCTGCTGGCTTGCCTGGTGACCCACGGCCTCACCCTGGGCTTCCCTACATGCATCGGCATCTTCTTCACCGACCTGCAGCATGAGTTCCAGGCCAGCAACAGTGAGACCTCCTGGTTCCCCTCCATCCAGATAGCCGTGCTCCATGCTGGGG GACCGCTGTGCAGCATCCTGGTGGGATGCTTTGGCTGCAGACCGACAATGATGCTGGGGGGTGTGCTGGCGTGCCTGGGCATGGTGGCCAGCTCCTTCTGTGGCACCCTTGGCCAACTCTACGTCACAGCAGGATTCATCACAG gCCTGGGCATGTGCTTCAGCTTCCAGGCGAGCATCACCGTGCTGGGCTTCTACTTTACCCGCCGGCGGGCGCTGGCCAACGCACTGGCCTCAATGGGCGTCTCCCTGGGCATCATGCTCTGGCCACTGCTCTCCGGCTacctcctggaggacctgggCTGGAGGGGCACCTTCCTTATCTTCGGCGGGGTCTTTCTCCACTGCTGTGTCTGCGGGGCCATCGTGAGGCCTGTGGCCACCAGCATGGCCCCTGAGACCAAAGAAGGCTCCCCTCCACCTTCCAAGACACCTGCGCCCAGCTGCTTGGCAGCATGTGGCCGGGCCATCCAGCGCCACCTGGCCTTCGACATCTTGTGGCACAACGTGGTCTACCGCATGTATACACTGGGTGTCATGTGGATGATCGTGGGTTTCCCATTGCCACATGTCTTCCTGGTGCCATACGCCATACGGCACGGGGTGGACGAGCACAGAGCAGCCCTGCTCATGTCCATCATTGGCTTTTGCAACATCTTTCTACGGCCCATGGCTGGGCTAGCGGCGGGCCGGAGGGACTTTGCTGATCACCGCAAGTACTTGTTCAGCCTGGCAGCCCTGCTCAACGGGCTCACCAACCTGGTGTGCACAGTGTCGGCCGACTTCCGGGTGCTGGTGGGCTACTGCCTGGTGTACAGCGTGTCCATGAGTGGCATTGGTGCCCTCCTGTTCCAGGTCCTCATGGACACTGTCCCCATGGATCAGTTCTCCAGGGCCCTGGGACTCTTCACCATCCTGGAGAGCATCTCCATCCTCGTCTCCCCTCCACTGGCTGgtgaggccctgggagggagggcGGCCAG GGTTCTTCCTGGACATCTCTGA